One genomic region from Reichenbachiella ulvae encodes:
- a CDS encoding HEAT repeat domain-containing protein — MNKVSELKKQFESNDFQTKLSTSDQLANIGSDESLSFLLEQLKSENNRIRNAAVLGLMETRNQKFFKPILDRITELGFNEEIGTLVYALENFNCSNVLKLICELYLYGNAEVQMSTSSILADQKFKEIQGELSNVKQLLNEHGRKIEDFKIQFEITE, encoded by the coding sequence ATGAACAAAGTATCAGAACTTAAAAAGCAATTCGAATCAAATGATTTTCAGACTAAACTTAGTACTTCTGATCAGCTTGCAAATATTGGATCTGATGAATCGCTAAGCTTTCTGCTTGAACAACTAAAATCTGAGAACAACAGGATTCGGAACGCAGCAGTACTCGGTCTAATGGAAACTCGTAATCAGAAATTTTTCAAACCTATACTTGACCGCATCACCGAACTAGGATTTAATGAGGAGATTGGAACATTAGTTTACGCATTGGAAAACTTCAATTGTAGTAATGTACTTAAACTAATCTGTGAATTGTACTTATATGGGAACGCAGAGGTTCAAATGTCAACATCATCAATTTTGGCAGATCAGAAATTCAAGGAAATTCAAGGGGAGCTTTCGAATGTGAAGCAGCTTCTGAATGAGCACGGACGAAAGATCGAGGACTTCAAAATCCAGTTTGAAATAACTGAATAA
- a CDS encoding DUF6326 family protein, which yields MKSLISNEKVVLSTLWVFVLMNMIYADILNTLKPEYLKELEYVGDNISEETVLLFALLMEVPIAMILLSRTLKRKCNRILNLIAAPISILWVIVPSIVLNEGNTSLSYIFFASIETIAMLFIIWYSYRWGKE from the coding sequence GTGAAGTCTTTAATCAGTAATGAAAAAGTAGTACTGTCTACACTTTGGGTGTTTGTATTGATGAATATGATCTATGCAGATATACTAAATACCTTGAAACCAGAATACTTAAAAGAGCTCGAGTATGTCGGTGATAATATCTCGGAAGAAACCGTATTGCTTTTTGCCCTTTTGATGGAAGTGCCAATTGCAATGATTTTGCTTTCAAGAACTCTAAAGAGAAAGTGCAATCGAATACTTAATTTAATTGCAGCACCAATTTCTATCTTATGGGTTATTGTTCCTTCAATAGTTTTGAATGAAGGGAATACTTCTTTGTCCTATATCTTCTTTGCATCAATTGAAACCATTGCTATGTTGTTCATAATTTGGTACTCATATCGTTGGGGAAAAGAATAA
- a CDS encoding glycoside hydrolase family 9 protein — protein sequence MKKNNYRQILLGICLIALLIPSCQQEKDPSSDQLILNDKEYFETRGLSVLVFNSWYNGLFGDEKKSGIEIIHHGVRTVTNGDVRIDNTPEQWDEIPTFKEKVVDQENQSIEAFLGYPKYNFDYSIKVSTEGKDVIIQLNIDKAVPKELEGRVGLNLEFLPASYFEKSFIADGQVGTLPLYPSSNMEFDVNGKTTPKAIAAGQQITLAPEDPERRVTVDGNGTEIMLFDGRNKAQNGWLVLKSLIPSEKTGTVLEWTLKANTLENWVRKPIIAYSQAGYHPNQEKKAVIELDRNDQAAPFARLIQHLPNGEQKVAKETGLEEWGQYLRYDYVTFDFSSVQAPGVYSISYKGQETKSFVISEKHLSTAWHATNDIYFPVQMDHMFINEAYRVWHGQSHMDDALQAPTDITHFDLYAMGETTDTEYQPGQHIPGLNLGGWYDAGDYDIRTQTQYATVLTLVQAYEDFGIERDQTQIDQGISYVDLHHPDGKNDILQQIEHGTLALIAQYRAVGHAIPGIIVPSIAQYTHLGDGLTMTDNLIYDPSLDSLEVKGNKSGTFDDRWAFTSKSTALDYGSIATLAAASRVLKGHNDALAEECLETARQVWTTEHAREEPLIFRHGNTTGGRLENEELKAAIELYLTTKEEGYLNRIVELWPTIEASFNRSAAHIIKVLPDLGETEKAKLKKLAEGYKAWSDSLYQQNPYGVLITTGGWAGNGTIIQMGINNYALYKAFPDLFDKEDVLKSLNYLYGTHPESNLSFVSAVGTQSKKVAYGMNRADYSFIAGGVVPGTLVIPPDFPENKDDWPFLWGENEYVVNMGAIYIYLVHAGMDVLED from the coding sequence ATGAAAAAAAACAACTACAGGCAGATCCTACTTGGGATCTGCCTTATCGCTCTACTGATCCCATCATGCCAGCAGGAAAAAGACCCCTCATCTGATCAACTGATACTCAACGACAAAGAATACTTCGAGACCCGAGGCTTAAGCGTACTGGTATTCAACAGCTGGTATAATGGCCTCTTTGGTGATGAAAAAAAGAGTGGGATCGAAATCATCCATCACGGTGTTCGTACAGTGACCAATGGTGATGTGCGCATAGACAACACCCCCGAACAATGGGATGAAATCCCTACCTTCAAAGAGAAAGTGGTGGACCAGGAGAACCAAAGCATTGAAGCTTTTTTGGGCTATCCCAAATACAACTTCGACTACTCCATCAAGGTTAGTACGGAAGGTAAAGACGTAATAATCCAACTCAATATCGACAAGGCTGTCCCCAAAGAACTGGAAGGTCGTGTAGGTCTCAATTTAGAATTTCTACCCGCCTCCTACTTCGAAAAATCCTTCATCGCAGATGGCCAGGTAGGGACATTGCCCCTCTACCCGAGTAGCAACATGGAATTTGACGTCAATGGCAAAACGACTCCTAAAGCCATAGCTGCTGGTCAGCAAATCACCCTGGCGCCTGAAGATCCAGAGCGAAGAGTAACCGTCGATGGCAATGGTACCGAGATCATGCTCTTCGATGGACGCAACAAAGCGCAAAATGGCTGGTTAGTTCTCAAGAGCCTTATCCCATCAGAAAAGACAGGAACTGTACTGGAATGGACCTTGAAAGCAAATACGCTTGAAAATTGGGTAAGAAAGCCCATCATCGCCTATTCTCAAGCAGGCTACCATCCTAATCAGGAAAAGAAGGCAGTAATAGAACTGGATCGCAATGACCAAGCAGCCCCGTTTGCTCGTCTGATTCAGCATCTGCCCAATGGAGAACAAAAAGTAGCCAAAGAAACCGGACTGGAAGAATGGGGACAATACCTGCGCTACGACTATGTGACCTTCGATTTCAGCTCTGTACAAGCCCCAGGTGTATATAGTATATCCTACAAAGGCCAGGAGACCAAATCATTCGTCATCAGCGAGAAGCATCTCAGTACCGCATGGCACGCCACCAACGACATCTACTTCCCGGTACAGATGGATCACATGTTCATCAATGAAGCTTATCGCGTGTGGCACGGCCAATCCCACATGGATGACGCCCTGCAAGCCCCAACGGACATCACGCATTTCGACCTCTATGCCATGGGCGAAACGACCGATACGGAGTATCAACCCGGCCAGCACATCCCAGGTCTGAACCTCGGGGGCTGGTACGATGCAGGAGACTATGACATCCGCACCCAGACGCAGTACGCTACTGTGCTGACACTGGTGCAAGCCTACGAGGACTTTGGGATCGAAAGAGATCAGACCCAGATTGATCAGGGCATCAGCTATGTGGACCTACATCACCCTGATGGCAAAAACGACATCTTGCAACAAATCGAGCATGGGACTCTGGCTCTGATCGCACAATATAGAGCGGTAGGTCATGCCATCCCGGGCATTATCGTACCGAGCATCGCACAGTACACGCATCTGGGAGATGGGCTGACCATGACGGACAATTTGATCTATGATCCATCACTGGATAGTCTGGAGGTAAAAGGCAACAAAAGTGGTACTTTCGACGATCGCTGGGCCTTTACCAGCAAGTCCACGGCACTGGACTATGGATCGATCGCCACACTGGCAGCAGCCAGCAGAGTGCTAAAGGGACACAACGATGCGCTGGCAGAGGAATGCCTAGAGACAGCTCGTCAGGTATGGACAACAGAGCATGCCCGTGAGGAGCCCCTTATCTTCCGACATGGGAACACCACCGGTGGACGTCTTGAAAACGAGGAATTAAAAGCAGCCATAGAGCTTTACCTTACCACCAAGGAAGAAGGCTACCTGAACCGTATCGTAGAATTATGGCCTACAATCGAAGCATCTTTCAACCGATCTGCTGCGCACATTATAAAGGTGCTACCGGACCTGGGAGAGACAGAAAAAGCTAAGCTGAAAAAGCTAGCCGAAGGCTACAAGGCATGGTCTGACTCGCTCTACCAACAGAACCCTTACGGCGTATTGATCACCACAGGAGGCTGGGCTGGCAATGGCACCATCATCCAAATGGGCATCAATAACTATGCGCTGTACAAGGCCTTCCCAGACCTATTCGACAAGGAAGATGTGCTCAAAAGCCTCAACTACCTCTACGGAACACATCCAGAATCCAACCTGTCATTTGTCTCCGCAGTGGGTACGCAATCGAAGAAAGTAGCCTATGGCATGAACCGGGCCGACTACTCCTTCATCGCAGGCGGTGTGGTACCAGGTACGCTGGTGATCCCACCGGATTTCCCAGAAAACAAAGACGACTGGCCTTTCCTCTGGGGCGAAAACGAATATGTAGTCAACATGGGTGCTATCTACATCTACCTGGTACATGCCGGTATGGATGTGCTGGAAGATTGA
- a CDS encoding IS3 family transposase, with amino-acid sequence MISKGQLSMAKQCKLLSLHRSGIYYKPRGESELNLKLMRMMDEHYLHHSFKGARSMHTWLTKDKGLQVSKNRVERLYYRVMGLRATQPGKHTSRRHKAHKVYPYLLRNLTVKRPNQVWAIDITYIPMKKGFMYLIAIIDLYSRYVVNWSVSNSMDADWCLNCLEEAIETHGKPEILNTDQGSQFTSEVFANFVLSQDIKLSMDGKGRAIDNAFIERLWRSVKYEKLYLNPPKDGMDLYLLVAEYFNYYNMERRHTSIENQRPIDLYQTTQKQAA; translated from the coding sequence TTGATAAGCAAGGGTCAATTGAGTATGGCAAAGCAGTGCAAACTACTTTCCCTACACCGTTCGGGAATATATTATAAGCCCAGAGGAGAATCTGAATTGAACTTAAAACTCATGCGTATGATGGACGAGCATTATCTCCACCATTCTTTTAAGGGGGCACGCAGCATGCATACCTGGCTGACCAAAGACAAGGGACTGCAGGTGAGCAAAAATCGGGTTGAACGACTCTACTATCGGGTGATGGGGCTTAGAGCTACCCAGCCTGGAAAACATACTTCCAGACGGCACAAGGCTCATAAAGTGTACCCTTATCTGCTTCGTAATCTGACCGTGAAACGTCCCAATCAGGTCTGGGCAATAGACATCACCTACATCCCAATGAAGAAGGGTTTTATGTATTTGATAGCCATTATTGACCTCTACAGCAGGTATGTAGTCAATTGGTCAGTATCTAACTCAATGGATGCGGACTGGTGCCTAAACTGCCTAGAAGAGGCTATAGAAACACATGGAAAGCCAGAGATCCTCAATACCGATCAAGGCTCACAGTTTACATCAGAAGTCTTCGCCAACTTCGTCTTGAGTCAAGACATCAAATTGAGTATGGACGGAAAAGGAAGGGCTATTGACAATGCCTTTATTGAGCGGTTGTGGAGAAGTGTAAAGTATGAAAAACTGTACCTCAATCCACCTAAGGACGGTATGGATCTGTACCTACTAGTGGCAGAGTACTTCAACTACTACAACATGGAAAGAAGGCATACAAGTATCGAGAATCAGAGACCGATTGATCTCTATCAAACCACCCAAAAACAGGCCGCCTAA
- a CDS encoding DUF6326 family protein — MEQITLSWKNERLKLFSLWLFILFNIIFRDIHQMTLKSHLEMLLTGYYNGMEVTEAIMLFGAFVVNIPISMLLVSLFTKQTVNRTINMIAGSVMPLILLTSPPTDMDDYFHLTIEILALISIVTTSFKWNRETKAELP, encoded by the coding sequence ATGGAACAAATCACACTTAGTTGGAAAAATGAAAGACTAAAACTTTTCTCTTTATGGCTATTTATCCTTTTTAATATCATTTTTAGAGATATTCATCAGATGACTTTAAAGTCGCATCTTGAAATGTTACTCACGGGCTACTACAATGGAATGGAAGTTACGGAAGCTATTATGCTTTTTGGAGCTTTTGTTGTTAACATCCCTATAAGTATGTTATTGGTATCTCTATTCACCAAACAAACTGTAAATAGAACAATCAACATGATTGCAGGTAGTGTCATGCCTTTAATTCTGCTCACCTCCCCTCCAACGGATATGGACGATTATTTTCATCTCACAATTGAGATTTTAGCACTTATATCTATCGTTACAACAAGTTTTAAGTGGAACAGAGAAACAAAAGCTGAATTACCGTGA
- a CDS encoding homogentisate 1,2-dioxygenase, with the protein MPIYHRLGQIPPKRHTQFRKPNGDLYYEQLFGTIGFDGMSSLLYHQHRPTMISDIGESIDVSPKIAVEKNIHSKKLISFDVEPKADFLDAREPLLVNNDIIIGVAAPKDSLSGYFYKNATADEMLFIHRGSGTLKTLVGNIPFEYGDYLIIPRGMIYQIEFDTEENRVLYAESFTPIYTPKRYRNWFGQMLEHSPYCERDYKLPQDLETHDEKGDFLVKVKKQDMLHHLHYDSHPFDVVGWDGYNYPYGFSIHNFEPITGRVHQPPPVHQTFETSAFVVCSFCPRLYDYHPDSIPAPYNHSNIDSDEMLYYVDGDFMSRNDVAPGNISLHPAGIPHGPHPGAYERSIGQTETKELAVMIDTFRPLMITENALKIDDGKYYRSWVE; encoded by the coding sequence ATGCCGATTTATCATAGACTTGGACAGATTCCGCCCAAGCGACATACACAGTTTAGGAAGCCCAATGGGGATCTCTATTATGAGCAACTTTTTGGAACCATTGGATTCGATGGGATGTCTTCATTGCTCTATCACCAGCACAGACCGACTATGATCAGTGACATAGGGGAGAGCATAGACGTAAGTCCTAAAATCGCAGTAGAAAAGAACATTCATTCCAAAAAACTTATCAGTTTTGATGTAGAACCCAAGGCTGATTTTTTGGATGCCAGAGAGCCCTTGCTGGTCAATAATGATATTATCATAGGGGTGGCAGCACCTAAGGATTCCCTTTCAGGCTACTTTTATAAGAACGCCACGGCAGACGAAATGCTCTTCATCCATAGAGGCTCAGGCACACTCAAAACACTCGTGGGCAATATACCATTCGAGTATGGCGATTACCTGATCATTCCCAGAGGGATGATCTATCAGATCGAGTTTGACACAGAGGAGAATCGTGTCCTCTATGCCGAATCCTTTACGCCGATCTATACGCCTAAGCGCTATCGCAACTGGTTCGGTCAGATGCTGGAGCATTCGCCCTATTGTGAGCGAGATTACAAACTGCCGCAGGATCTGGAAACTCATGACGAAAAAGGAGACTTCCTCGTAAAGGTCAAGAAGCAGGATATGTTGCATCATCTTCACTATGATTCGCATCCTTTTGATGTGGTCGGGTGGGATGGTTACAATTACCCTTATGGCTTTTCGATCCATAACTTCGAGCCGATCACAGGTCGGGTACATCAGCCGCCTCCGGTGCATCAGACTTTTGAAACCTCTGCTTTTGTGGTCTGTTCATTTTGTCCTCGATTGTATGATTATCACCCGGATTCGATCCCGGCTCCTTACAATCATTCGAATATCGATTCGGACGAAATGCTGTACTATGTGGATGGGGATTTTATGAGTAGGAATGACGTGGCGCCTGGCAATATCAGTTTGCATCCGGCAGGAATACCACACGGGCCTCACCCAGGTGCCTATGAGCGCAGCATCGGGCAAACCGAAACCAAAGAGCTGGCTGTGATGATTGATACATTCAGGCCCTTGATGATAACTGAAAATGCACTTAAGATCGATGACGGGAAGTACTATCGGTCTTGGGTTGAGTAA
- a CDS encoding type II toxin-antitoxin system RelE/ParE family toxin produces MYAIEKTEVFDKWLRKLKDQRARAKILFRIQRIQEHGNFGDCEPVGLGISELRIHYAKGYRVYLKEQNGTIVLLLNGGTKSTQQKDIERARELWSNYKNN; encoded by the coding sequence ATGTATGCTATTGAAAAGACTGAGGTATTTGACAAGTGGCTTAGGAAACTAAAAGACCAACGGGCAAGAGCCAAAATCCTTTTCAGAATTCAACGCATTCAGGAACATGGAAATTTTGGTGATTGTGAACCTGTCGGCTTAGGAATCAGCGAACTAAGAATCCACTATGCCAAAGGGTACCGAGTCTACCTCAAAGAGCAAAATGGCACCATTGTCCTACTTCTGAACGGAGGAACTAAATCTACCCAACAAAAGGACATTGAGAGAGCCAGAGAATTATGGTCTAACTATAAAAACAACTGA
- a CDS encoding helix-turn-helix domain-containing protein produces the protein MIKRKDSILLFDYPLFTIVNLETPSEANLDLPSDACVAYIIEGDEQVFSESENIIAKTNHTIVSLCGLTLGGMLSNQPNGSINSIVVHFNRQVLNKVFKGEKPELWEELEKPVTHFVVQSAASEMVKYYFDTIIKFFENKEAITESILKIKLKEIILFLLQTDNSDYVRNIIKSLFSERKFSFQELVEAHIENTDSVENLAIATNCSISTFKRKFKDIFNTTPAKYRLELKLSQVAELLKTSDDSISNIGYTCGFESPEHLSRAFKKQYGISPSQYRLNFLVK, from the coding sequence ATGATAAAGAGAAAAGACAGTATATTACTATTCGATTATCCATTGTTCACCATTGTGAATTTGGAAACACCTTCAGAAGCAAATTTGGATTTGCCTTCTGATGCTTGTGTAGCGTATATCATTGAAGGAGATGAACAAGTATTTTCTGAATCTGAAAACATTATTGCTAAAACTAATCACACCATTGTCTCTTTATGTGGACTTACATTAGGAGGTATGCTCTCAAATCAACCAAATGGTAGTATCAATTCTATTGTCGTTCATTTCAATAGACAAGTTTTGAATAAGGTATTTAAAGGAGAAAAACCAGAACTGTGGGAGGAATTGGAAAAACCGGTAACCCACTTTGTTGTTCAGTCTGCTGCCTCCGAAATGGTAAAGTACTATTTTGACACTATCATTAAGTTCTTTGAAAATAAAGAGGCAATTACTGAATCAATACTTAAAATTAAATTAAAGGAAATTATACTTTTTCTACTTCAAACTGATAACTCCGACTATGTTAGGAACATCATAAAAAGCCTATTCTCAGAAAGAAAGTTTTCTTTCCAAGAATTGGTTGAGGCTCATATAGAGAACACGGACTCAGTTGAAAACCTTGCCATAGCTACTAATTGCTCAATTTCTACCTTTAAAAGAAAATTTAAGGACATATTTAATACAACTCCCGCCAAATATCGACTTGAACTAAAACTAAGCCAAGTGGCAGAACTGCTGAAAACAAGTGACGATTCAATTAGTAACATAGGTTATACATGTGGGTTTGAGTCTCCAGAACACCTCAGTCGTGCATTTAAGAAACAATACGGCATTTCACCTTCCCAATACAGATTGAACTTTTTAGTCAAGTAA
- a CDS encoding CoA transferase subunit A, which translates to MNKTVKNAQEAIVGIEDNMTLMLGGFGLCGIPENCIQALVEANIKDLTCISNNAGVDDFGLGLLLQKKQIRKMISSYVGENAEFERQMLSGELEVDLIPQGSLAERCRAGGAGIPAFFTPAGYGTEVGEGKEVRVFNGKPHILEAALTADFAIVKAWKGDTQGNLIYKGTARNFNPAMAMAGKITIAEVEELVEPGQLDPNYVHTPGIFVQRIFQGEKYEKRIEQRTVRPK; encoded by the coding sequence ATGAATAAAACTGTAAAGAATGCGCAAGAAGCCATCGTAGGAATCGAAGACAACATGACTTTGATGCTGGGTGGATTTGGATTGTGCGGCATACCAGAAAACTGCATACAGGCACTGGTAGAAGCTAATATCAAAGACCTGACTTGCATATCCAACAATGCAGGTGTCGACGATTTTGGTCTGGGCCTTTTGCTTCAGAAGAAACAGATCAGAAAAATGATTTCCTCCTATGTAGGAGAAAATGCGGAGTTCGAACGACAGATGCTCAGTGGCGAGCTGGAGGTGGATCTCATTCCTCAAGGCTCTTTGGCAGAGAGGTGTCGAGCAGGAGGCGCCGGAATTCCGGCTTTCTTTACGCCTGCAGGATATGGGACTGAAGTGGGAGAGGGGAAGGAAGTTCGTGTTTTCAATGGTAAGCCACATATTTTGGAGGCTGCTTTGACTGCCGATTTTGCCATTGTCAAGGCCTGGAAGGGAGACACTCAGGGCAACCTGATCTATAAGGGAACAGCTCGGAACTTCAATCCAGCAATGGCTATGGCAGGTAAAATCACTATAGCAGAAGTGGAAGAGCTAGTAGAGCCTGGGCAGTTGGATCCCAATTACGTTCATACGCCGGGCATATTTGTGCAGCGTATTTTCCAGGGAGAGAAATACGAAAAGAGAATCGAACAACGAACCGTCAGACCCAAATAA
- a CDS encoding addiction module antidote protein produces the protein MGTTVTKFDIAEYLEDDAMIVEYLNTVLEEGDAEDIITALGHVAKARGMSKIAEETGLSRPSLYKALSHGAKPQFDTILKVLRAVGGSLNIPTA, from the coding sequence ATGGGAACTACAGTAACTAAATTTGACATTGCAGAATACCTTGAAGACGATGCAATGATTGTGGAATATCTAAACACCGTTTTAGAAGAGGGAGATGCAGAAGACATTATTACAGCCCTTGGACATGTAGCAAAAGCACGAGGAATGTCTAAGATTGCAGAAGAAACCGGACTTAGCAGGCCTAGCCTATACAAGGCTCTATCTCATGGAGCTAAACCTCAATTTGATACAATTCTTAAGGTTCTACGTGCGGTTGGTGGTAGTTTGAACATACCAACTGCATAA
- a CDS encoding transposase — protein sequence MTRKKYTSKFKTKVVLEAIKEQSSVAELAQKYELAPQQINLWKREFLANAEGVFEKKGKSKKSQIEDERDQLLKVIGQLKVENDFLNDALR from the coding sequence ATGACACGCAAGAAGTACACATCAAAATTCAAGACGAAGGTGGTATTAGAGGCCATCAAAGAGCAATCAAGTGTAGCAGAACTAGCACAGAAATATGAACTAGCCCCTCAGCAAATCAACCTCTGGAAAAGAGAGTTTTTGGCCAATGCAGAGGGTGTTTTTGAGAAAAAAGGCAAGAGCAAGAAGTCCCAAATTGAAGATGAACGTGATCAGCTGCTTAAGGTAATTGGGCAACTTAAAGTTGAGAATGATTTTTTAAACGACGCCTTGCGGTAA
- a CDS encoding glycoside hydrolase family 43 protein — protein MTKNINYLIALILFAVIFTNCQQKKAEVVESTTTNTFTNPILAGFYPDPSICKAEDKFYLITSSFAYYPGIPIFESDDLVNWKQIGHAIDRPEQMNFNGQGTSRGLFAPAISYHQGKYYIVCTHVDKGGNFIITADNPAGPWSQPTYLPKLNGIDPSLYFEGDKLFIVYNSIPPNNESLYEGHRTIRMFELDINTFETLGEEKLLVNGGVDLSKKPVWIEAPHLYHINDYYYLMCAEGGTAYDHSEVIFRSKNVDGPFEPWDQNPILTQRHLNPARPNPVTTSGHADIVEVKDGEWWAVFLACRPYGDNFYNIGRETFMTPVSWTDGWPVINPDFEEIQYQYPTPLGNEVEASAFSYSGIFSFKDEFEGEQLDMHYLFLRTPEEKWYHIKDGQLSLQLRNADLSSLSNPSYIAHRQQHHEGSASVGLTFEPIQEGEMAGLAAFQSAKNYYLLAKTMIDGKSAVALYQSNDSSMQAIASAPLTSEEATLDLKINFDKENYSFYYKEGAGEWTLIKDQVDGTFLSTQVAGGFVGSTIGMYAFGKEGTDNQAQFDYYEYQGDDQVFKSL, from the coding sequence ATGACTAAAAACATCAACTACTTAATAGCATTGATCCTATTTGCAGTGATATTCACCAATTGCCAGCAAAAAAAAGCCGAAGTGGTCGAAAGCACGACAACAAACACCTTTACCAATCCCATATTGGCAGGTTTCTACCCCGACCCGAGCATTTGCAAAGCAGAAGACAAATTCTACCTCATCACTTCTTCCTTTGCCTACTACCCCGGTATTCCGATTTTTGAAAGCGACGATTTGGTCAACTGGAAACAAATCGGTCATGCGATCGACCGACCCGAACAAATGAACTTTAATGGTCAAGGCACTAGTAGAGGCTTGTTTGCTCCTGCCATTAGTTACCACCAGGGCAAATACTACATCGTCTGTACCCATGTCGACAAGGGTGGCAACTTCATCATCACAGCCGACAATCCAGCGGGTCCCTGGTCTCAACCTACTTACCTACCTAAACTGAACGGTATCGATCCTTCTCTCTACTTCGAAGGTGACAAACTCTTTATCGTGTACAACAGCATCCCACCCAACAACGAATCCCTTTATGAAGGTCACCGCACCATCCGTATGTTCGAACTGGACATCAATACCTTCGAGACCTTAGGAGAAGAAAAGCTGCTTGTCAATGGTGGTGTAGACCTGAGTAAAAAACCGGTTTGGATCGAAGCGCCTCACCTGTACCACATCAATGACTACTATTATCTGATGTGTGCTGAAGGAGGGACCGCCTACGATCATTCAGAAGTAATATTCAGAAGCAAGAATGTGGACGGCCCTTTCGAGCCCTGGGATCAGAACCCCATCCTAACACAAAGACACCTGAATCCTGCACGCCCTAACCCAGTGACTACCTCTGGTCATGCAGATATAGTAGAAGTAAAAGATGGAGAATGGTGGGCTGTATTCCTAGCGTGTCGTCCCTATGGAGACAATTTCTACAATATCGGCCGTGAGACGTTCATGACACCCGTCAGCTGGACCGATGGCTGGCCAGTCATCAATCCCGACTTTGAAGAAATACAATATCAATACCCTACCCCTCTAGGCAATGAAGTAGAAGCATCTGCATTCAGCTATAGCGGAATTTTTAGCTTCAAAGATGAGTTTGAGGGAGAGCAACTGGACATGCACTATTTGTTCTTGAGAACACCAGAAGAAAAATGGTATCATATCAAAGATGGACAATTGAGTTTACAATTGCGCAATGCTGATCTTTCCAGTCTTTCTAACCCTAGCTACATCGCTCACCGTCAGCAGCACCACGAAGGCAGTGCGTCTGTTGGTCTGACTTTCGAACCAATCCAAGAGGGAGAAATGGCAGGTTTGGCCGCTTTCCAAAGCGCCAAAAACTACTACCTGCTCGCCAAGACCATGATCGATGGAAAATCAGCTGTAGCATTGTATCAGTCGAATGACTCCAGCATGCAAGCCATCGCCAGTGCCCCACTAACCAGCGAAGAGGCGACTTTGGATCTGAAAATCAATTTTGACAAAGAAAACTACAGCTTCTACTACAAAGAAGGAGCAGGAGAATGGACCCTAATAAAAGATCAAGTAGACGGCACCTTCCTCAGTACCCAAGTAGCAGGAGGTTTTGTAGGCTCCACGATTGGTATGTATGCCTTTGGTAAAGAGGGAACTGACAACCAGGCCCAATTCGACTATTACGAATACCAGGGAGACGATCAGGTTTTCAAATCCCTCTAA